Below is a genomic region from Eupeodes corollae chromosome 1, idEupCoro1.1, whole genome shotgun sequence.
AGCATTCATCTCCCAGCCTCAGATAAAGAACCAGCAGTCATATCGCAGTTCGCGTCCTAGCATTCCACGTATTAGGAAGCCAATCGTTTCCAAGAGCTTTTTCATCCATTCTGCCCCAGAGGAGACCGAAGAAGAAGTCCAGGAGGAGTTATCTCAGCTAAGTCAACAGCCACGCAAGCATTACAACGTCTTGTTCATTAAGTCACCATCTCAAACCAACAAGGCCGCCGCCTTGAACTTTGCCAAGTCACTTAATGAAGAAAAGACTGTCGTATATGTGTTGACCAAGAAGACCACTGCTGCTGATTTGCAAGAAGCCGTTCGTGATGCACCACAAAAGACCATCAAGCCTGAAGTATTCTTCATCAAGTATCGTACTCCAGAGGAGGCTGCCAATGCCCAAAGGCAAATCCAATCGCAATACGATACTTTGGGAGGATCATCCACAATTTCCGATGAAGGATTCGCCCAAGTTACTTCCGTTATTGGTTCATTGGATCCCCAGACCCAGGAAGAAGATATTTCTCAAAGCCAAAGCTACGAAGATGTGTCTGACAATTCATTGTCCAATAACAATGGCTACCTGCCACCACAGTATTAGATTCATCTTCAGTGTATGAAAGTGTAAAGTTAGAGCTAATCATTACGAAGTTCAAACTGATTGTTGTtacgtttttagaaaaattgttgttattattagtGTTTAAggatttaattaaagaaaacaatttattaaattactgGAAGTTACTTATTCATTTTGTTAAGGGGGTAATGCTAACCAAATAACGCTAGGAAAAATCGCCGCTAATCATTATGCCAATTTTGCAACTCTTAAAATCTTTCGATGACGATTACACACTAAACTGATATCAATACAAAGTGTATTGCTCCCTCAAAGCTGCTTATTGGAAGATGCAAATTAATTAAGTAATATGAATGTCTTGCGTCATTATAGATTGATTTTTGATGACAATTGGTAAACCGAACTGGCCTTTGCCTTTCTAATTTATAGAGGCCAAATActgcatttaaatttatgaactaGCGTCTCGTCTCGTATGAATCAAggcatttggtaaaaattttaataaaattaaattgacatcgTAAAGTTAATTTATTCGATGAAAAATGTAAcactaaataaacaaataaataaaatatcactaAATTAATATCTTATGGGGGCTAATAAGATTATTTGAAGGAAGGAACTAagttatttttgacgtttatccTAAAATTGGATTTGAAAGTTTGTATTGAACTACTTAGGGCGTTCTCCCACTTTTTGGTGAAGTAACGTTTCTCTCAGATTAATCGAAACACATTCGTACCCCTAGAAATTATGTGTATTGCGATTAGTCTAGTaaattaagatataaaaatggCCTAACATTGtcgaaaaattcagaaaaagctttattttggTGGAGGAAAAGCTTCGTCCTGAACGGTCCCTAAAAAATCCTTTCTTTTTGGATTCgagcaaaacaatttagtggtaCACTTTTTAAGaagttacttaaaaaaacatgggttttttttgaaaaaagttgtgaGAACTAATGAGTCCTCATGTAATTATTCGCAAAGATTTGGGGAAAATATTGCAGAACAtgacagtaaaaaaaatattttttcagtgATGAAGATCATTTTTTGCTTACGGGTTGGTCAATAAGCAAACTATGCGTTATTACACATTGGTAATGGTAATATGCACATGATTCACAAAAAACAATAGCACCCATCTATAACATCGAAATCAGAAAATTGTTACGAATATCAAAAAAGCATCATCGAAATTATGAAAACcgtaatgaaaaatattatgcaAAGAGATATCATGGAAGAATTTGACCGGTGCCAAGTTCATTAAGGCCAAGTTTTGGTCTTATTTAATTTGGCCGTATTTCGAGGCACAGATTTGGCCATAGCTTTCTTTCGGCATAGTAGCATTAGTTAAAAAAGTGATAGTTGTGCACCTCTTTATAGTTATGCCAAATTTAAAGAGTTGTTTGAGTGAGTCGACGTAAGCGTTTTCGTTAAATTAAATGGAATGGAGTacataaatgaaatatttcttttttaaatttcctggtacaaactaaatttgaattgaaCTCTGTATAAACATGGGCGCGCGAACTAAGGAGGTAATGAAGTCTCGTGACATTACAAAAAATGCAACTACCGGCGATAATTTTGCTAAACATCATCAAATAGTGTTATGACCGTCGAATTAAAGTTAGACTTAAAATGTGTTCGAATTCGAATGAACATTTCCAACACTCATAAATTAGAGTTTTAGCCAAagaggaaatatatttctagagtcccgaccggtacccgtcctacctgaaacaccctcaacTTTTtttcgaggtgaactctctcaaattcgtTATCGCTGAAAACATGTGAGTGctggaaaaaatcaaaatgggtGATTGGGCTAAAAAAGAAATCtatggaatttttttcaaaaattttaaaaattacaatcaattttgcaaaacaaaacaattggttttttattttaagtaggttttagttaattgtttttatatttgatataatttgatatttttcagaccaaaaacttttataatgaaGAGAGTACCTTAGTAAAATTGCATTGAAGGAGGTGCAACaataatcgatttattttatggtctgtgttttcattttaaatactgCCAATACCATAATGCAGGAAGCAATTTACTTGACTTAAGAAGCCACATATTTTCAATCAATGTATCAACTTACCATATTtcagaaataattaaattataacacATCAATTTGTGACAATTTTACTGGCCAGAACGCTCATGATGGCAAGACTACTTCAAAGTAAGTTTCACATTGATGTGTTTTTTCTCAGCTACAAATCAAAACGGAGCTTGAAAGTGGATTTGACTTCTGCCGTTCTGTTGATTCGACGATATGCTTACAATCTGATCAATGATTAGTAAAGATTCGTCGTGGCGTACCtagtttttaaatgaagttgtaatttttcaaaattgtatgtaattaagcacaatttttgtttttaaaattcagtgcCATTATAGCTTATaggttttaaaatgtatattacaGTTAGGTTCCCAAATCGAGTGAAGTTAAatctaaattgaaaatcaagTGAAATCGTTTCCAGAGTTCTATCATTATAAtgaaatacctacatatatcaaaaaacattttgattgactgtcataatttatataattttgttcttttaataaaataaacatacaacATATGAGTGATGTATTCATTTCTACAAGTTCAAAGTTTCAAAGCaaaagaataatataaaaaaaatgttgcatgcTGACAGATGCATCTAATTCAATAGATATTGGcgatggaaaattaaaataaaaacttttttgctaTTATTTAATCATCATGTGAATCCCCGCTCATTAAGTTTCCATAATTTAGAAGATACTGCCGTGTATTCATATTGGAAATATATTGTTATTCAATACATGTCATTTGTAGTCCATTCGATTTTAAACTAACTTTGCTTAGATAATCATTAGATGCctctctttaaaataaatattcttttcttttcaaataatttacatttattttttatatcttcttttatatatataaaaatcaatgccacttttcgttgtaatgttataacttaACAAtacctttaccgatttggcttattttggtcttgaattattcgtggaagtccagaAAAGGGTTGTACGTAgagagaattttaaaaaaatcttgaaaaggcataaaatcaacatctttctatactcccatatgcaaacaatttgtactatacttaaagaaatcccgatttgttgattaccttagaaatgtacaacgaagctgtaataataattgaagatatgtgtctaacgattgtaaataaagaaTCAGTAAAATtgggtatgaccgcaccaaatcctgagatacatgttttttttttatcgtgaattgcaacgtgagcAGGTGTGAAATGAGAGCATctggtggtacaggcaaaactttcgttgtattattgattttagcgaccattcgatcggaacagaaaattgaatttgcacttgcatcttcgggaattgctgctacaatattagaaggtggtcggaCCACACACTCtacattaaaattgccattgaatgtacggacgattgaaatttcaagaaatatttcgagaaattctgctatggcaaaagttctgcgattaacgtcaattattttatgggatgagaAATCAATAGAAGtatttaatcgaacaatgcatGATTTAGATATTGCAGtcaggggactttcgtcaaacattgccttTCATTCCTGGATTAActcctactgatgaaataaacgcctgtttgaaaTCATCAgttggagatatgtacgaaaatgGACACTAAACActaatatgcgtattcacctacataataATGTAACTGCgatgagttatcaaaacaattgttagaaattggtgatggcaaaataccaattGACAGTACCatcggattgatcactttaccaaacaatttttgtacaattgcgcaatctatagatgagtttattgaatgtgtttttccgattattcttcagaattacagaaatcatgattggttgagagaacgaaccattttagcaccgaaaaacatccatatcaatgccattaattccaactgatatgccatttgaattcaaaagattacaatattcgtgcgtttatcatttgcaatgttcataaataagtCCCCATGGCAAACACTTCaggtttgtggtgtcaatttggggtgtcatgtttttcacatggccaactttatgttgcctgttccagaATCGGTACGCCCAACTGTTTTAGACTTACCCATATAGGCCTAATATAGTAAGttatacataatatattataacaaaattgataataaatatacaataataatagcTGAtgtggtatttatttttattttgttgtctttttataataaactttcATATTTTGTAGTCCTTATTTGATAGCGATGAATCACTCTCGTCAAATTTGTCCGGACTAATAGATGATACGAGTAGTTCCAATTCCGCAACAGATGAAAATACGCATCCAAAtcatcagaataaaataacaatttttttggaaattgtgCATACGTTTGCGACGCATATTTTAAAACCCACTTTCAGCTTCATAGGTCAACTGTCCACATTTTGATAGGTATAcacaaaatgtttcttattttatattaacgtTTACATgtacataaaaattaaaatttattctaGTTCGGTATAAGTTATTGCCACGATTTGTTACGTCATCAAGAAGAGAGCTGCCGAAAACTTctgctaaaaaagaaaaacatacatttctgtGGTATTTGGcgaacaaaaatacttttcgtGAAATTgcgaaaattgaatttatttggcATATAACGTTCCACCGCTTGTAGTATTGTGAAGAGGGTGACTTTGTGGCTTATATCCATCGGTCATGAATATGTGAAGTGGCCACGCAGAGAGAAGAAATTGCCCAAATATGGCTACAATGGAGGCATATTTTGATGATGTTGGACCGATGCAGATGTGTGAAGCAGAGGACGTTTCCGGGCTTAAAGATATACTTgattctctaaaaaaaacaagaagtttttgaaatctataCCTACACAAAtatgtaataatttttgtatttcaatccCCCTACCTGTCTTTGAAACATTAACTGTTTCAATCATTTTTGTACCCATTCTATTTACAGATGAAGTAGAAGATGCTACTGGAGTTTTGCTAgattctgtaaaataaaaacagaaacaaaattgttacaaattaTTTGCAcacatatgtaaataaatttaaagcttatACATACCTCTTGCTTCCATTGATAGTCCTTCTTATTTTTTGccacattttatttcaattcaacatTCACTCAATTTAAAGAgtgtgtgtttttattaatGGGCTGGGAAATAAATCTTTCACTCATTTGGCCcccaaaaaagttttcattaagGACTCTCCAGTCCTTTTGTTGTTGTCGACAGCAGTCTTATAGGCTCtaagtaagttttttaatttaaccctAAGCATTTCCTCTATTGTTGGATGGGTCTAcagaaaacaatgaaaataggattaaattataattaatcaatcaatcaataaaaatcaattacctacatacatacataaactCCAAGTGAAATGAAGTCCTCCAAACCATTCTTCATCGCAAATTTTTTCAGTCTGGCCCTTTCAAACTCAAATTTTCTTTTCGAATAAGCATCTAGAAACGATTTGGTTTCTTCTGCACTCCAGATTCTTCTTGGCCTAAATATAAAATCGAATTTGATGAATGGAATACAAGATAGGTatgtgtaatttaaaaattacttacaatttatttgtgttttgcaTCTTCAGTGGTTGCAGATTTGGGAATAGTTTGACGTTTAAAGCAGAGTTGcgcaaagaatattttatttcatgaatatttgtttgttgttctttttggaaaaaatggtaTCCATTAATTGGgctaaatatacattttttgcacttattaattttaagttcactaatttatgttttattttgtcaaaggtttttgttttgtgtgtttgatataaattaaataaaagtgaaattgcttactttctatttaaaatatttttttattcagtcGGCTGGAAATGTAATTATGGCAATATGCGTTATATTACAGATTACATCCCTCTCTGTGCGAAATAGAGACATACATTTTGGATTTCAAGTCCCAACACAAAGCTAGATCTTGATTTGTTCTTATAATGCATCTAGAtgagatcatggtgataataaaacgcggctaataaTAATGAGGTTCTagttataaaacaatattagcATTTCCACACTCTCATGGGTATTGTTATGCTTTTCAGTATTAACTGATTTTTTGATAAGGTCTTCGGTTTCCCCGGTAGGCCTATTGCACCATGCTTGaagcaaaaaatattaatactttttataaatactatagttaaaaagtaataaaaacaataaaataaaaaaataaataatgattatCTAATATATCACaggtcgaaaaaaaaaattacaaatgcaTAATTGTGTGCATTATTCCTGAAATT
It encodes:
- the LOC129940872 gene encoding uncharacterized protein LOC129940872, which encodes MKIFLSVFLASVAMVSSQGYNYHTQPQSLQFQQQQHQYYPQQPLVMQITPSVQLPSNSVNQLPVAPQAFISQPQIKNQQSYRSSRPSIPRIRKPIVSKSFFIHSAPEETEEEVQEELSQLSQQPRKHYNVLFIKSPSQTNKAAALNFAKSLNEEKTVVYVLTKKTTAADLQEAVRDAPQKTIKPEVFFIKYRTPEEAANAQRQIQSQYDTLGGSSTISDEGFAQVTSVIGSLDPQTQEEDISQSQSYEDVSDNSLSNNNGYLPPQY
- the LOC129942319 gene encoding uncharacterized protein LOC129942319, whose product is MEARESSKTPVASSTSSVNRMGTKMIETVNVSKTESSISLSPETSSASHICIGPTSSKYASIVAIFGQFLLSAWPLHIFMTDGYKPQSHPLHNTTSGGTLYAK